A region of Planococcus sp. MSAK28401 DNA encodes the following proteins:
- a CDS encoding proline dehydrogenase family protein yields MLKDVFIGLSQNRLLTAAAKKYGLKLGAQTVVAGTNIEETIKSIRSLNAQGISATVDNLGEFVFEKEAALEAKENIMDMIEAIHKNKVDAHISLKPTQLGLDIDYDFCLENLKDIVALAHNYHMHINIDMEDYGHVQPSYDLLNALSKDYDNIGTVIQAYFFRAMDDLQEHKDFRLRIVKGAYKEPADVAYQTREEIDENFIKLIEYHLLNGKFTSIATHDHNIINHVEAFIKEHDISYDKFEFQMLYGFRKELQRELANKGYNFCTYVPFGDDWYAYFMRRLAERPQNLNLVFKQVFTKKNNIAIGALAGAFVLGRATKKRK; encoded by the coding sequence ATGTTAAAAGATGTGTTTATCGGCTTGTCTCAAAACCGTCTCCTTACGGCTGCGGCCAAAAAGTACGGCTTGAAATTGGGGGCCCAAACTGTAGTGGCTGGGACCAATATCGAAGAGACCATTAAAAGTATCCGCAGTTTGAATGCGCAGGGAATCAGCGCTACTGTCGATAACCTGGGTGAATTCGTTTTCGAAAAGGAAGCAGCGCTCGAAGCGAAAGAGAATATCATGGATATGATTGAAGCAATCCATAAGAATAAAGTCGATGCCCATATTTCCTTGAAACCGACACAGCTCGGTTTGGATATCGATTATGATTTCTGCCTGGAAAACTTGAAAGACATTGTCGCACTTGCCCATAATTACCATATGCACATCAATATCGATATGGAAGATTATGGACACGTCCAGCCTTCTTACGATCTTTTGAATGCGCTTTCGAAAGACTACGATAATATCGGAACGGTGATCCAAGCCTACTTCTTCCGTGCCATGGACGATTTGCAGGAACATAAAGACTTCCGCCTGCGCATCGTCAAAGGCGCTTACAAAGAGCCGGCGGATGTGGCTTACCAGACGCGTGAAGAAATCGATGAAAACTTCATCAAGCTGATCGAGTACCATTTGCTGAACGGCAAATTTACGTCGATTGCGACACACGACCATAACATCATCAATCATGTTGAGGCTTTCATCAAAGAACATGATATTTCATATGATAAATTCGAATTCCAGATGCTTTACGGATTCCGCAAAGAATTGCAGCGCGAGCTCGCGAATAAAGGCTACAACTTCTGCACATACGTGCCATTCGGCGATGACTGGTATGCCTATTTCATGCGCCGGTTGGCAGAGCGCCCGCAAAACTTGAATCTGGTATTCAAGCAAGTGTTCACGAAAAAGAACAATATTGCCATCGGGGCTCTTGCCGGGGCATTCGTGCTCGGCCGCGCTACCAAAAAACGCAAGTAA
- a CDS encoding acyl-CoA thioesterase has product MYKTTITPRVSETDAVGHINNTSLPVWFEAGRNPLFELFTPDHDFAKWKMVIVKTTLDFTGQVYFGKDAEVHTWIERIGNSSLELYEELYQEGRLCAKNRAVYVNFNLAQQHSEPIPDQIRAELSKHLRETNESNEGF; this is encoded by the coding sequence ATGTACAAAACGACCATTACGCCGCGTGTCTCTGAGACTGATGCGGTGGGACATATCAACAATACGAGTTTGCCTGTCTGGTTCGAAGCCGGCCGCAATCCGCTCTTTGAATTGTTTACGCCGGACCACGATTTCGCCAAGTGGAAAATGGTCATTGTCAAAACGACACTCGACTTTACCGGGCAAGTATATTTCGGAAAAGACGCCGAAGTCCATACGTGGATCGAGCGCATCGGCAACAGCAGCCTCGAGCTGTACGAGGAGCTGTATCAGGAAGGACGCTTATGCGCAAAAAACCGCGCCGTCTATGTCAACTTCAATCTGGCACAGCAGCACAGTGAGCCGATTCCAGACCAGATCCGCGCTGAATTGAGCAAGCATCTGCGTGAGACGAACGAAAGCAACGAGGGATTCTGA
- a CDS encoding xanthine phosphoribosyltransferase → MKQLEEKILADGRVLSEAVLKVDSFLNHQIDPALMKAIGEEFASRFKAAGVTKILTIESSGIAPAVMAGLSLGVPVVFARKRKSLTLTDGLYTAPVHSFTKNETNDISVSHDFLAEGDVVMIIDDFLANGQAALGLLDIVEQAGAECAGIGIVIEKGFQPGGKLLRDKGIRVETLANIKRMEPGHVEFYGEVPN, encoded by the coding sequence ATGAAGCAGTTGGAAGAAAAGATTCTAGCGGACGGACGGGTTTTGTCCGAAGCCGTATTGAAAGTTGATTCGTTTTTGAACCATCAAATCGACCCGGCCTTGATGAAAGCGATTGGGGAAGAGTTCGCTTCCCGTTTTAAAGCAGCGGGAGTCACAAAGATTTTGACGATCGAATCGTCAGGCATTGCGCCTGCAGTTATGGCCGGCCTATCGCTCGGCGTGCCGGTCGTTTTCGCGAGAAAGCGTAAATCGCTGACCTTGACGGATGGTTTGTACACAGCTCCTGTCCATTCCTTTACCAAGAATGAAACAAACGATATCTCCGTGTCTCATGACTTTCTTGCCGAAGGTGATGTCGTGATGATCATTGATGATTTCCTGGCAAATGGCCAAGCGGCACTGGGCTTGCTCGATATCGTCGAGCAGGCTGGCGCCGAATGTGCAGGCATCGGCATCGTCATTGAAAAAGGATTCCAGCCAGGCGGGAAATTGCTGCGCGATAAAGGCATACGCGTAGAGACCTTGGCAAACATCAAACGGATGGAACCTGGCCACGTGGAATTTTACGGGGAGGTGCCGAACTGA
- a CDS encoding nucleobase:cation symporter-2 family protein, whose protein sequence is MKKAFGEAALGLQHVLAMYAGAILVPLIVGAALGLTSEQLTYLVSIDILLCGVATLLQVFNSRYFGIGLPVVLGCTFTAVGPMIAIGGQYGISAIYGSILVSGLFVILVSGFFGSLVRFFPPVVTGSVVTIIGITLIPVAINNMGGGQGAADFGSLSNIALAFGTLGFIIFLYKFSRGFMRAVSILLGLIAGTVAAGFMGKVDFTPIAEASYFHMVQPFYFGMPTFEWSAILTMILVALVSLVESTGVYFALSDITKKEIQEKDLAKGYRSEGLAIFLGGIFNAFPYTAYSQNVGLIQMSGVKSRRIIFIAAIMLIVLGFVPKIGAMTTIIPTPVLGGAMIAMFGMVIAQGIKMLSGVISESQENSMIVACSVGIGLGVTVVPELFALLPAGVQILTSNGIVAGSLTAIGLNIVFHMIPSRKRKREAQAVQSNQAVTPH, encoded by the coding sequence ATGAAAAAAGCATTCGGGGAAGCGGCACTCGGCCTTCAACATGTCCTGGCGATGTATGCCGGAGCGATTCTCGTTCCTTTGATTGTCGGGGCAGCGCTTGGATTGACTTCTGAACAATTGACTTATCTTGTATCGATCGATATTTTGCTGTGCGGTGTTGCGACGCTGCTGCAAGTGTTCAATTCCCGCTATTTTGGCATCGGCTTACCGGTTGTGCTCGGCTGTACCTTCACGGCGGTCGGCCCGATGATTGCCATTGGCGGCCAATATGGCATTTCGGCAATCTATGGCTCGATTCTCGTTTCCGGTCTATTTGTCATTCTCGTTTCCGGATTTTTCGGCAGCCTCGTGCGCTTTTTTCCGCCGGTCGTCACTGGTTCAGTGGTCACCATCATCGGCATCACGCTCATTCCGGTCGCTATCAATAATATGGGTGGCGGGCAGGGGGCGGCAGATTTCGGTTCACTCTCCAATATCGCATTAGCGTTCGGTACCTTAGGCTTTATCATTTTTCTATATAAATTCTCGCGCGGATTTATGCGCGCCGTATCGATACTTCTAGGTTTAATTGCCGGAACGGTGGCAGCCGGGTTTATGGGCAAAGTCGATTTCACACCAATCGCAGAAGCGTCGTACTTCCATATGGTCCAGCCATTTTATTTCGGGATGCCAACGTTTGAGTGGTCTGCAATCCTGACGATGATCCTGGTAGCGCTGGTATCGCTCGTCGAATCGACAGGGGTCTATTTCGCGCTCAGCGACATCACGAAAAAAGAAATCCAAGAAAAAGATTTGGCGAAAGGCTACCGTTCTGAAGGATTGGCGATTTTCCTTGGCGGGATTTTCAATGCGTTCCCGTATACGGCTTACTCGCAAAACGTCGGGTTGATCCAAATGTCCGGCGTGAAGTCCCGCAGGATCATCTTCATCGCGGCAATCATGTTGATCGTCCTCGGGTTTGTTCCAAAAATCGGCGCCATGACGACGATCATCCCGACGCCGGTTCTTGGCGGGGCGATGATCGCGATGTTCGGCATGGTTATCGCACAAGGCATCAAAATGTTGAGTGGCGTCATCTCAGAATCGCAAGAAAACTCCATGATTGTCGCTTGTTCAGTCGGCATCGGGCTTGGCGTGACGGTCGTTCCGGAATTGTTTGCGTTATTGCCTGCAGGCGTCCAAATCTTGACGAGCAACGGCATCGTTGCCGGAAGCTTGACGGCGATTGGGTTGAATATCGTATTCCATATGATTCCTTCCCGCAAAAGAAAGCGCGAGGCGCAAGCGGTACAATCCAATCAAGCGGTCACACCCCATTAA
- a CDS encoding alpha/beta hydrolase: MKRKRFISKKILALLAAVFLASAGFVLANHLTEEQIAAPIIGSAIYSPPPNIAEITSHVNVVKDIPYHESDNASMDLYYPTDATGPLPVILWIHGGGFIGGSKDSRQDYGMTLANAGYLVANIDYALAPVQLYPGPVIQANEALKFLSGSAAQYGGDMERIFVGGDSAGAQIASQLAALQTNPNLAETMGLSPAVSSAQLRGALLFCGLYDMETVRESGFPNIDSFLNAYTGAESFETFGNIHEMSTVQHVTPAYPDVFISAGDADPLEPQSVALADSLRIKGVDVTDVFFRGTDKNLKHEYQYALDTNDGQETLQKTLEFLLEKSQAQK, from the coding sequence ATGAAACGCAAACGATTCATTTCCAAAAAAATATTGGCACTTCTTGCAGCGGTGTTTTTAGCCTCTGCCGGATTTGTGCTGGCCAACCATTTGACGGAAGAACAAATAGCTGCGCCGATTATCGGATCGGCCATATATAGCCCGCCTCCAAACATCGCGGAAATCACTTCCCATGTGAATGTGGTCAAAGACATCCCCTACCATGAGTCCGATAACGCATCCATGGACCTCTATTATCCGACGGATGCTACCGGCCCCTTGCCGGTTATTTTATGGATCCACGGCGGCGGCTTTATCGGCGGATCAAAAGACAGCCGCCAGGATTATGGCATGACGCTGGCGAACGCCGGCTATTTGGTCGCCAATATCGACTATGCACTGGCGCCAGTCCAGTTGTATCCGGGGCCCGTTATCCAGGCAAATGAGGCCTTGAAGTTTTTGAGTGGATCCGCTGCCCAGTATGGCGGCGATATGGAACGGATTTTTGTGGGCGGTGATTCCGCCGGCGCGCAGATCGCCAGCCAGCTGGCTGCCCTGCAGACTAATCCGAACCTTGCTGAAACGATGGGCCTATCACCAGCTGTTTCCTCTGCCCAACTGCGAGGAGCATTATTATTTTGCGGGTTATATGACATGGAGACGGTCCGCGAATCCGGCTTTCCGAATATCGATTCCTTTTTGAACGCCTATACGGGCGCAGAGAGTTTTGAAACGTTCGGCAATATCCACGAAATGTCGACCGTCCAGCACGTGACGCCAGCTTATCCGGACGTCTTCATTTCAGCGGGCGATGCCGACCCGCTTGAGCCGCAATCGGTTGCACTAGCTGATAGCCTGCGCATCAAAGGCGTCGATGTCACCGATGTCTTCTTTCGCGGTACCGATAAGAACCTGAAGCATGAATATCAATACGCCTTGGATACGAACGATGGACAGGAAACTCTCCAGAAGACATTGGAATTTCTGCTCGAAAAAAGCCAGGCGCAAAAATAA